The DNA segment GCAAAGCATAGTACACTAGTATTCTGTATACCAGAAAACAGAATATTTAGAGGATAATATTActactgaataaattaatgagaAATGGTTTTATAACTATATAGAGGAGAGCTGGTAGGACAATGGAAGAGCCAACTAAGTCTCCACTTACAGGAAGTCAAGAAATTGTCTAAATGGGATAAATCAAGAAATGTAATAAATcagaagttctatttttttttatgaagtgCTCTTAACATAATGGATCTAATAAAGCAACTGTAAATGATTTTATGTAAGTAATAcaggcaaaaaaatgaaaatatatgcattaaaTGTTAACACTGGCTATCAGTAAAGTGAGAACTGTaggtaactttattttcttgatttctgtaaaatgaaaagttttaatatgttaaatatcagcctataaaaatctcattttcttaaCTTCAAAAGCATGAAGGAtagcagtaaagaaaaaaagttatgattAGTATAAAGGTAAAGAAGGACATGAGTGACTTACTAATACCTAATACTCAATCTCCTTATACTTGCTGTAAAAGAGGGGTAAGATGAATGGCACTAATGATAATAACCACTGTTACAAAGTCACCATCCCTTTTacctgaaaaaaatgagaaaactagaTTACATACTGTTTTAATTCTTCAATTGTAAAATTGGTAAGATCTGGAACGTCTTGATCTTCATTTtgatcctcctcctcctcagcagCGGGCTGAGCAGCAACTTCATTTACTTCTTCaattgaaaagaaacaaatttctaaATACCAGTTTCCATGTATTCTTTATAGGGGAACATTAGAGTGTTAAAAGCATATGGAGAACCCCATCCTGTCTACTCAGGGCTTCTGATCTTAGGTTTACTGGCCAAAGAACCtaatacaattatttattttgataagtgATATTTTGTTTGATCTGTTAAAAGTCAATCTTTATGAAACTCATTAATAGTCTAATTAATAAGCTAAAATAATacagaacaaatagaaaaaactCTGCACGTGGTATTTGCAGAATATTAACTGATAACAATCTCCATTATAAAGGTAACAGTTCCATGTtagaaaatttttgtttcattataaaccagttatatttaattttcagaaaacaaagtatACCTAAGAATTCTTACCATAGAACATATCATTTTATATCATATGTCTTTATAACTTAAGCTTTGTGTAGATGAATTACAGATCCATACTTACGTGTTGTAGCTGAATCAGGCTGGGACAATTTGAGAATTCCTGTTTTTAGcagttttgaaaataattcatttacatCCACCTGACTGAGATGATTATCAGGATAAGCCTTAGGCAGGGCTCCTTTAAGAAAAGAATACTCTTAAAAGCAGAACAGAGGCAACCTGTgctaaacattttttaagttttgttcaaGATTTCCTATCAATATTAACTTTGAAAAAATCTTAAGATCAGTTTAATTACCAAAACTCCTAAAAATGTACTTTGCAATTTACATCAGCAAATTATCACCTCTTAAAAATCTATTTAGGACAAATAATAAAACcacaaatattttataaggacattccctggtggctgagacagtaaagaacctgcctacagcAGGAGACCAGATTCAgttcctaagtcaggaagatgccctggaggagggcatggcaacccactccagtattcttgcctggagaatcccctggacagaggagcctggcgggctacaacagtccatggggttgcaaagagtcaggcacaactgacccactaacactttcactttcgtgtACTATCTTAAAAAAACAGTATTACCCACTGCCGCCCAATTACTCCATGCAAAGAAAGGCAGATGCAGAAAGTTTAACGCTTCCTTCTACGCAGTGTGGCACCACACTTCTAGGTGCAACCTTCCACCCTTTCAGTTCTCTATTTGCCTAACTCGACTGGGAAAGGTAGTTTTATAGAGATGAAGTAGACTACCATCTCTTAGCACAGatttccaggaggaaaaaaaataaccagagCCTAAACAGAAGCACTCCTGCCCAGCTCCCCAACTCCCCCGCCTCCCCATAACTGCCCAGGGAAACTAATGCAGGGAGCTGAGCCATATGGCTCAGAATATACCTGCCCCTCTGACCTGTACTCAATCACCACCCTGGGAAAGCACCTCAGACTATTGCTGAACATGGTACattactgaagctccaataatttgaataaatgaaacaagaatAACAATATTCTCCTTAAGTTCACTGGCAAGGAATCAATCCAGTTACATATTTGGCTAAgcactaatttaaaaatgataattcttTAACTCAAttataaaaaacagtattttaatatGTTTGTATACCATTACTATGCATCTTATTTACCACACCTTTACACAACAGTTCTGAACCACTAAAAATTCCTCTTAATGGGAGAAATTCAACTTGCAACCACAATACAATAAAGgagagcaaactcagggagactgaaggacagggaagcctggcgtgttgcagtccacaggtcacaaagagcggacatgacttagcaactgaacaaccgcCACCACGATACAAGACATAATCTCTGGCCTTAACCACTGTATACTCtttaccaggtggtgctagtggtaaagagcctgcctgccaatgcaggagatctaagagatgtggatttgatccctgggtcaggaagatcccctggagaaggaaatggcaacccactccagtattcttgcctgggaaatcccatggccagaggagcttggcaggctataatccatagggtcacacagaattggacacgactggagcaactgACCAAGCACGCACTCTTTACATGCAGCAGAGTGCCTTGTATACAGGAGGCTAATTAATGTCTGCTGAAATGTCTGACTACATGAATAAGTCAATTACAACagtcatttcacacactagtttAACATTTACATTTCATTAGAATTAGCTATTTATATGTCCAGGAATCCTAACTAGCTGATCACATGTCCCAGCAGCCAAGTTTAGTGCTCAAGaacatgaacagtaggaaaaaaagCCAGGAATCAGACTCCTGGGATTCTAACTAGAAATTCCACTTTCTGATTGTgttacatgctaagttgcttatctgtgcctcagtttactttACTTATAAAAGGGTAATGATAATTGTTGCTACCTGAGgtggttgtaaagattaaatgaattaatatttgtaaaggcACTGACATATTTTTCAGTATATATAATGTTTGTTTAAAGAACAgtccaagtgaaataagtcagtgaaagacaaatactgtaaggtatcacatgtagaatctaaaggaatatagtcagtattttacaataactataaatggagcgaaactttttaaattatgaatcactatattgtacacctataacataacttttttaaaaaacacaggaaacaaaaTGAAGCTTTGACAGTCTCAGATTTACTTTTCTGTGCATTTAGAAACAAGAATAGAGGCAATTCTCAGAACAGACCTGGAATTTCAAACTTGGGTACCCAATGATGGTGTCTAGTTTATCAACCAATAGATATAACTGAAcaactatttaaataaaaaaaagtctataGATCCTGCTACACTACAAAGCTCTTAGAAGGATAAACCTAGCACAATGCCTAGCACACAGCAAATGATCAATATTTGTTTGAATGACTAAATGAACATGAGTGTTTACTACaaggaaaaaaaggttttaaatctTGAGAAAAAGACCTTGAGAGAAGCCAAACACTGAATACCTTTCATATCTctttaagtaaaatgaagaaggaaGGCATATCTAACATATTCAATAACCTCCAACCCAGGATATAAGATGTGATTTCCTCTGTGACATTGCTATGCCCTGTATATGTAAGCAGCCTAAGGTTGTTAAAGCAAAAGAACACTGACAGGTTTTGTATATTATCTCATACAAGAAAGAGCAAAATTTAGTTGTTGCACACTATCTCATGCTACCAACTCCAATACAACAAACCCTCTACTCAACAAGAAAAACTGAGTTCTAAAGGAAAATACACTAATATAGCACTTTACAAGTCACAAAGTACTTTTGCATATactatctcatttgattctctgaaaaaaaaaaaaaaaaagattcccagGAAAATCCTGAAATTATCATATCCTATCTACAGAGGAAAAAACTGAATGAAGCCCAGAGAGGCTATTTGCTTATATAAACTCCGCCTACATGTACAGCAGCAGAGTAGAGATACTATCCCTACTCTTTTGACTTTAGAATCCTAAtactttccttcccttttcatttgtgaaaataaaaaaatactaatcCTGTCAGTCTAgcaattaaaagcaaaatgttttcaaattaatttagTTTCTTATGATGATACAGTTGAATAATTAATACATAAACTAGAGCTTGGCTAGGACTTTCCTAGTTACTTCGGAACTTTCGGAAAATTCTGAATTTGTACCCTTAATAGAGGCACACTAGACCATATTTCTAAAAATGACTGTTTTAATGATTCAGAAATAAAGCAAGTACCACTACAATTTGGTTAAGTTACCTCTTttacatatttccatttttcacctattaaacaaactttttttttttttttttgcctgtaccatgtagcctgcaggatcttagttcccttacaaGGAATTGAACACCCAAGGCCCTTGGCAGTACAAGTGcacagtcctaaccaccggaccaccagggaattctctaaaacttatttttaaagcctCAGTATCTACTAGTGTTATTGTATTCATAACAGTTATGCTTCACCCCACAGATGCTTATCATGGACATCTGCTAGGAAACCACAGAAGTGtttttctacttctctttcaGCATGTTGTGTACAATTATTACTTAAGCACCCATAAAGACATATAAATGAATCAACTTATAACATGATATCCCCAGTATTCACTTAATGTTTACTGGAtcatcacatacacacaaaacaaaaactcaaagtATCAAATAGCTAAGACTTCTGAGATTTGTCACTGATTTCATCTTATCTCAGCACAAATGTCACATTCCTATCCCAACCTCTAGCTGCCACCTAATAAAACTCCTTCCCTCTTTTTTGTGGTCTATCAATCCTGGCTAACCATCTATAGTTGTAAAGGGTTTAATGTGAAAACATATCAACATTATGCAAacaagcaaagaaaggaaatgaaacatcCCAGTCAGATTAAATTTCTCTAAATTGCATATGCCCTCTCAAAAGTGTCACCTTCTAAAACTGACAAGGTAGCTATTAATCAAACAATAATTGTCTTTTGAGAAACACAAAGCTCAGAAAGTTAACATACCTGAAGGATTCTGAACAAATGCTCCAGGATTTTGTGGATGAACTGGCAAAAATTGCTGTCCTTGGCCAAATGCTACTGGCTGAGAAACACCAGTCAGAACCTTTAAGAAAAATCTTGGTTTTAAGaatgttttttctctattttaaccAAAATCTTAACATTCAAATTACCAATACATTAAAATAGTCACAGATATCATAAGGCCAGGTTTTTATGATAATGAAGATGTAAAAGTATGACCTGACTAGTTCACTCACTTCTAAGGCTCtctataaaaaggaataataatacCTTCCCTTAGATTTTTCATAGAATAATAAGAAACTGAGAATGGATGTGAAAGTTCTTTGAAATCTAAGATACCCTGCAAACTTAAGGTAGCCAACAACTAGCAAACTGTGACCTTACAAATCACTTTACCTTGCCAGAGCATTCTCTtattttacaaacagaaaaacttatatgcagatatgTGACCTATACAGAATCATAATGGCCAATAAACATCAGAGCTGAGGCCAGAACTCCTGACCTGACTTCTTTACAAATTTCAGGAGCCTGCTTTAATTAGCACTCTGAACTGCTTTATGATCATTTTGCTAGCCATCAAACTTTGAGTTACAAAGTACTCTGTAAAAATTTTAAGggactgttaaaaaataaaacagccatgAAACAAGTACTGTATATGCATACAAATATTGTATTGTAGTCAAGAGTGAGGTAGGACATCTGCACACTGCTACTATATAAACAAATGTTCATTTATAAGCCTTGTTCAGGATTCCTCTGAACCTTTAGTggtatgtattttttcttatgtatGAAACCCCCATCAATTCTGTATAATGTAGGAACAAGACTAAGTCAAGTCCCATTCTAGAGTATCTTATTGATTAcatatcatttcttttaagaaCATGTAATAGAGTAAATCTAAGGAGGCCAACTGTTTTCTCAAGCCACTGGATATGGACAGAAAGATACTTTCTAACAATGATGCTTATAACATGCTTTAAAAGCTTTCTTGTTTTACACTTTCTTCCATGCAATGTCACTAGTATAAATCAATTCATCCTAGTAAGAAAGTGTCAGTACCTGGAAAAAAGTAAATCTAGCCCTGGAGAACTTGAACAGGCAAACAATAATAATCATTAATATCAACCGAATTAATCACAAATTATAAGCACACTGCTTTAACATTATTtcaatgtgcattttaaaatatatgtataacatcaAACAACTGTATTTGACTGGAATGACAGAAAGGTGgtgaaaagtaaaaagagaggaagaaaaagaactacAGACCATAAAAACAtggacaattttattttcttgtttatttaactcaGGCTAAGGAAGTTCTCAAAGAATAGTCTATAAAATCAGCTTTATGGTTACTTAAAAGCTTATCAAGGCTTAACAGTTGTATAATGTAGCAGAGGTCTATGAAACACACACAACTGTATCATACTTTAATACCTttgaagccaaaaaaataaaaatcaacccaTGAAATAAAAAGCCATAACAGGGAGGCTATGCATAAGCAAGGGCAAGGGATATATGGGAAATTCCTATATTTCAtagctcaattttgctgtgagcCTAAAACGACTCTTAAAAAACaagtctatattttttaaaaaataagattttgtgGGGGTAAGGGGAAGGAGATTGGGAGGGTTCTCTAGATCCTGAAAGAACTAAGATTAATTTTGGATTTAAATCACAAATTTCAGTTCCAAAAGACTGTCATCCCATTTTCCTAGCAGTTGGGGTTTTGAAGTACACTAAAACTTcctccaaaaacaaaaatttactaaaaaaaaaaaattaaatctttaaaagcCCTTTCCAACCCATAAACTATATCCTAAAAACCTTCCTCAAATACTAGACACATTAAAAATACTTCATGTAACTTCAGAATAACAGACTTACCTGTTGAGATGCCTGAATATTTCCTACTGTTATTGGAGCAGGTAAATTGCCAAAGTTTCCAAACTGAGAACTCTGAAGATTCTTCTCCTCAAAATAGTGTCCAGAAGCTCTGTTAAGGGGATTGGAAAAACTCTGGTTTCCAGGGCCATGTGGTCCATTGAAATTTGGTCCTTGAGGTGAGTCAAACATTTGTTCATGTCTTTGGAACTGTAGTCCTTGGGATGGGGCATTAAAAGCATTACCAGGTGGATCATTATACGGGCCAGTCTGATTGAAAGATACTGATTCAAGCCTCTGTGAAGGATGATTGTCAAATCGTGTGCCTTGAAGACCAAGAGGAATATCAAACCTTGATGCTTGCTGGTGTTGTGGGCCTTCAAATCTCTGAGGCACACCATCGAATCTTGGTTGAACCTGCTGTCCAGGAGGTCCATCAAACCTCTGTGGGCCTGGCTGACCAGTTCTTTCAAATCTAGGACCTGGCTGACCGTGTAATCCATCAAATCTTGGCAGGAGTGATGACTGACCTGGCTGCCCTTCAAACCTTAAAGCATGACAACCTTCAAACCTCGGACCACCTTGACCCAGAGGTCCTTCAATTCTCAGGCCACCTCCTGGGACCGAAGGACCCTCAAACCTCATTCCACCTCCTTGTTGGACTAAAGGTCCTTCAAACCTGATCCCTACCCCTGGTTGACCTATGTGGACCCTCAAACCTAAGGTTCCCACCAAGTTGATTATGTTGTCCTTCAAACCTCATACCAGCTACTGACTGACCATGGGGGCCCTCAAACCTCATTCCAACTCCCTGCTGTAACAATGGGCCCTCAAATCTGATCCCACCTGACGGCTGACCATGAGGTCCATCAAACCTCATTGCAGCCCCCGATGGACCATGACCTCCCTCAAATCTAAGTCCACCTACTGGCTGACCTCGAGGATTCTCAAACCTAAGTCCACCCACAGGCTGACCATGAGGTCCCTCAAACCTCAGACCACCCACAGGTTGGCCCCGATGTCCTTCAAACCTGAGACCGCCCACAGGCTGGCCCCCTGGTCCTTCAAATCGCAAACCACCTGCAGATCCCTCAAACCTCAGACCAGGGGAACCTTCAAATCGGAAGCCACCTCCTCCTGCTTGACCAATTGGCCCCTCAAATCGCAGAGGTGTCCCGACTGGTCCTGGAGGACCTTCAAATCTCAAAGGACACCCACCTCCTAACTGGCCTTGTGGTCCTTCAAATCTCAAAGGGCCACCTCCCCCCATCTGTCCTGGTGACCCATCAAACCGAAGAGAACCCGGTGTAGGAGGTCCATCAATTCTAGGGCTTAATTTATTAGGTCCTTCAAAAATCATCTTGGCTGGGCCATCTCTCGCTACTGATGGCCTGCTAGGTCCATCGTATAACGGTCTATCTTCAGCTAAAGCCGTAAGTCGCTGATTTGTATCAAGGCCGGCGAATCTTGATGCAGGGCTATCTACAAATGGTTTATCTGAATCTTCATATCTAGGTCGTTTAAGTGGAAAACGATCATTGAATGGAGATCTCTGCTCTTCTCGTAcaccttttaaaaggaaaaaaaaattatttccctgaATCTGATAATTTATATcaaattatcttaaaatattcttCCTATATTCTTGTAAATGTTCATTCAAAAACATCCATAACTATCTCACTATCAGAGGGGAGGGAAAAGAGCAACAAGCAGCAGGTCAGAGAATGCCCTCTAGAACCAAACACATGGGGTAAAAAATTCCCACTCAATTTACTAATTATTTGACTTTgagagcaagttatttaacctctctggtcttgtttcctatctgtaaaatggggataatatatACTTCACTGGGTCACTGTGAGGAATGCATGAGATTACAAGTACCTAACACACAGTTGACCCTTTCAGTATTAGCTCCCTCCCctttgagggaaaaaaactgaaacaaaacaaacagcaaagcAGTAGTCTGAACAGTCACAAATATCCATCCCCACTTAGCTTGTTCATTTTCCCTTCACTGCTGTGTGATTCAATAGGTATAATCTGATTTAACTTTTTCTACCTTTAGAAGAGACTTGCTCGTCATGTCTTCTCCGGCCCTCATGGGGTGAAAGATTCTCAGCATAAGTACGACTCCCAGATATAGGAGAAAGACGTCTTGCTCTTTCACTAAAttgttcttttctgtcaaacTGTGCTCCACTATTCCTACTTGCATGTTTACTTTTGGATGGCTCACATTCTATTCCAGACAACAAGGCATCAGTCAAAGGGTAGTCAAAAATATCAGGATCTAAGAGATCAAGTCTTGGAAATGAATGCTGAACCTGTGtccttttcagttttgctttatgTTCATAGTAGGTTAATTCAGCATCAGATAAGagaggtttcttttttaatccacctttattttcttctgtaggACTATCCCGTACACTGCATCTATGTTTACCTTCTTGATACTGAAATAGCTGTCGTATTTGATGCACAACAACAAGGAACTCATCCTGTGTTATTTCACCAGATGCTAAACGTTCACTCGTCTGCATAGGGATGataaaaggaaatcaaatattttaaatataaaaagtactTACAAAAAAAGTTATAGACAAAAGGAGAATCATGACTACATGGGAGCATGGTAGCTACCTTTTGAAGTAATTCTCTTTTGCTTGCAACAGTTAACTCTTTAGGAATCTGAAGATTGGCATCTACACTTAATCGATGCTGCGGCTTTGGGGCTCGAGGTGACAAGATTCCTTTAGTGCTTGACCAGCTCTCCCTATGCCTTAGATGAGGAGCTTTACTATGTTCATCACCCTGTTGTGAACTGAAACCATAAAAGGAATAtgttactttattaaaaatatttaaatactcagGACCATATTCAAAGATCCTTAATAGGATCTGGTTAAAATGAACACATGTAATAAAAGTTAATTGAACGGTTAAGAGCACAAGATCTGAagtcaagaaaatcagatataaaTTCTGATTTTTGTATATCCTGGATGTGTCACCTTAGGTAGATTAGTTAACCTTCCTAaacttcactttccttatctCTAAGGTAGCAACAGTAATGGTACTTAACTTGACAAGGTTTTAGGAattaaaggagggaaaaaaaaaagtactaattATACCACCCAGTAAACATTGTCCAGTTTTTGAAGTATAACACTGTGTTTTTAAAGGTACACATTATTGTACTtgattaaaaatgttaacatcctaccttttattttcttcccaaccGGATTTCCATCTTTTGGTAGACTTGGAACTTGGCCAATTTTCTACATTCTCCTTTGGTTCAGTGCCTGACTTGGTAGAATGTTGCCCTGCAGCCTCTTGTGGTCGttcctcttcagtcttttttatCCGCCTTGGATCTCGAAGATCCTGTTTAGTACTTCTCTTTGCACTTCTTTCTTCCCTGGAAGGTGTAAACTCTTCCATGTGTGACTGTTTAACTCCTGACTGGCGAATCTTGCCAGCTTTGGGGGTTGAGGTTGGAGACATACTCCTTTGCCTCCGTTTGGGTGACCGCCTGTCTCTTCTCTTGGGAGAATGTATAATCGGTGACCGAGACTTGGGTGATCGTGATCTTGACCGCTTTCTAGTACTCGATCTCCCTGGTTTTGTCCCCTGTTTTTCCGATTCTTCCGTCATTGTATCCTGTTTTTGTACAATaccatttatgattttatttctacttcCCACCAGTCTATGTTCAGATGATTTCATGTGCTcatctttatcctttttttctgcAGTTTTTCTCTTGTCCTTTATATCATCATCTTTGCTATCAGTCTTATCCTGAAgatgtttttttaatcttggatCTCTCTTGCTCATATCAGACACCCTTGTACTTTCAGATTCTTgatttttcaagtcttttgtgtgggataatttgtttttcaaaggTGACGGTGATTTAGATTTAGATTTGGATTTAGAATCCAATTGGTCAAGTTCTTTCTTGGTTATTTTTTCACctgatttacttttttcttgcttGGATGAATTTAGTTTTTCAGAGGGTACAGTTTTACTTGTCTTAATATCAGATTGGTTCAGTGTGTTCATTAGGAATTCTTTCCTGTGACTTTGATCTTTTCCATGAGAAGAATGTTGACTCATCCTATTGAGACGGGGATCCCGGTTAGTTCCTTTCGTATCCGGAATTTGTAAGGATGGACCTGGACGACTTTTCTCAGGCTGCACAGGAACCTGATGGGGAGCTTTAACTGCCATAGGGGGAATCTGTGAAACATGTAATTTGGATGGTGCAGATCCAGGACCTAAGTTGGATGTCTCCTGCTGAACACTAAGAGAAACTgcctgaaatacaaaataaatgttcatGTTACAGCCGTTAAAAACATTCCAACACTATTTTCAGTGCAATCTTTTGGTATTTTAAgtggagataaaaacaaaagaaagatcatatttatttatgtggcctgttatttcttcctggttctctACTTTTGGGTTTTATAACTTTTAGgtagaatggggaaaaaaaaaaatcttctaattATTCAGAATTCTGGGCCAGACTGATATTAAGAAACAACTAAATAAATCACTGCACTCTAGTCGCACAGGCATCAAAGTCATTCCAGCTAAATTTCAAGTCATAAAATTTAGTTCCTCTCAGTGGCACTGATAATGAACTTATAAAATTTTGCAGTGCTGTACTCCCTCACTCTCAAATAAGGCCAAGCactaagtaaaataatataaGATTATTCATGAACAGAAATACACAATCTTCCTGGCCTCCTTATTTTGTGAtagcttttttttcttggtggtaGTCTTCTAAGGAACCTGCTAAAAATTTCTGCTCATGAAACCTAAGTgcacaaaatattattaataaagacTAGGCAAAAACATTTGCCACAACACACCATCTGGGGACTGATATGAAGAAGTCCACATAATTTTTAACAAAACTAAGATGCTATCTAGTAAGACAGCaatctaataaaaaaatttttgaaagaaagtagTGCAGTTTATATTCAATCAAGTGAGTTTTACAAtaaagttaaagtcgctcagtcgtgtcagactctttgcagccccatggactgtagcctgccaggctcctctgttcatgggattctccaggtcagaatgctggagtgggttgccattcccttctccaggggatcttcctcacccagggatggaacccaggtctcctgcattgcaggcagattctttactagctgagctaacAGGGACTCCCAAGTTTTACAATAAGGATATAAAAATTTGGCCTAACAAATATACCTTAATTTGCAAAATAAAGGCGAAACAAATACACTGTTAACAAACGTAACATGTTAATACAAAATAATTCCACCTCCACCAGAAggcaaatttaaaaatactcaaaatgcCAAATCTCCTTTACTTACCAGTTGTGCCTTAGCTTGCTCAAGTTCAAGCTCCAGCTTTTTCTGCTGAAGTTCTAACAGCTGCTTTTGTTTTGCCAGTAATTGCTGCCTTATTAGTTGCTCTTGAGTAAGATTCTTTTGTATATCCGGAACAATAGGAGGAGTGGAGATGCTAGGGGAACTGACCACTGTGCCAGGTGTTGAAGACTCTTCAGgctacaagaaaaaataatttgttaaaaaaaaaaaaaaaaaaa comes from the Odocoileus virginianus isolate 20LAN1187 ecotype Illinois chromosome 28, Ovbor_1.2, whole genome shotgun sequence genome and includes:
- the PCF11 gene encoding LOW QUALITY PROTEIN: pre-mRNA cleavage complex 2 protein Pcf11 (The sequence of the model RefSeq protein was modified relative to this genomic sequence to represent the inferred CDS: deleted 1 base in 1 codon); the protein is MSEQTPAEAGTAGAREDACRDYQSSLEDLTFNSKPHINMLTILAEENLPFAKEIVSLIEAQTAKAPSSEKLPVMYLMDSIVKNVGREYLTAFTKNLVATFICVFEKVDENTRKSLFKLRSTWDEIFPLKKLYALDVRVNSLDPAWPIKPLPPNVNTSSIHVNPKFLNKSPEESSTPGTVVSSPSISTPPIVPDIQKNLTQEQLIRQQLLAKQKQLLELQQKKLELELEQAKAQLAVSLSVQQETSNLGPGSAPSKLHVSQIPPMAVKAPHQVPVQPEKSRPGPSLQIPDTKGTNRDPRLNRMSQHSSHGKDQSHRKEFLMNTLNQSDIKTSKTVPSEKLNSSKQEKSKSGEKITKKELDQLDSKSKSKSKSPSPLKNKLSHTKDLKNQESESTRVSDMSKRDPRLKKHLQDKTDSKDDDIKDKRKTAEKKDKDEHMKSSEHRLVGSRNKIINGIVQKQDTMTEESEKQGTKPGRSSTRKRSRSRSPKSRSPIIHSPKRRDRRSPKRRQRSMSPTSTPKAGKIRQSGVKQSHMEEFTPSREERSAKRSTKQDLRDPRRIKKTEEERPQEAAGQHSTKSGTEPKENVENWPSSKSTKRWKSGWEENKSSQQGDEHSKAPHLRHRESWSSTKGILSPRAPKPQHRLSVDANLQIPKELTVASKRELLQKTSERLASGEITQDEFLVVVHQIRQLFQYQEGKHRCSVRDSPTEENKGGLKKKPLLSDAELTYYEHKAKLKRTQVQHSFPRLDLLDPDIFDYPLTDALLSGIECEPSKSKHASRNSGAQFDRKEQFSERARRLSPISGSRTYAENLSPHEGRRRHDEQVSSKGVREEQRSPFNDRFPLKRPRYEDSDKPFVDSPASRFAGLDTNQRLTALAEDRPLYDGPSRPSVARDGPAKMIFEGPNKLSPRIDGPPTPGSLRFDGSPGQMGGGGPLRFEGPQGQLGGGCPLRFEGPPGPVGTPLRFEGPIGQAGGGGFRFEGSPGLRFEGSAGGLRFEGPGGQPVGGLRFEGHRGQPVGGLRFEGPHGQPVGGLRFENPRGQPVGGLRFEGGHGPSGAAMRFDGPHGQPSGGIRFEGPLLQQGVGMRFEGPHGQSVAGMRFEGQHNQLGGNLRFEGPHGQPGVGIRFEGPLVQQGGGMRFEGPSVPGGGLRIEGPLGQGGPRFEGCHALRFEGQPGQSSLLPRFDGLHGQPGPRFERTGQPGPQRFDGPPGQQVQPRFDGVPQRFEGPQHQQASRFDIPLGLQGTRFDNHPSQRLESVSFNQTGPYNDPPGNAFNAPSQGLQFQRHEQMFDSPQGPNFNGPHGPGNQSFSNPLNRASGHYFEEKNLQSSQFGNFGNLPAPITVGNIQASQQVLTGVSQPVAFGQGQQFLPVHPQNPGAFVQNPSGALPKAYPDNHLSQVDVNELFSKLLKTGILKLSQPDSATTQVNEVAAQPAAEEEEDQNEDQDVPDLTNFTIEELKQRYDSVINRLYTGIQCYSCGMRFTTSQTDVYADHLDWHYRQNRTEKDVSRKVTHRRWYYSLTDWIEFEEIADLEERAKSQFFEKVHEEVVLKTQEAAKEKEFQSVPAGPAGSVESCEICQEQFEQYWDEEEEEWHLKNAIRVDGKIYHPSCYEDYQNTSSFDCTPSPSKTPVENPLNIMLNIVKNELQEPCESPKVKEERIDTPPACTEESIATATEIKTENDTVESV